From Shewanella yunxiaonensis, the proteins below share one genomic window:
- a CDS encoding ATP-binding protein — protein MENKRIIALCGKGGVGKTAITSMILSLLSTDKDFGKVLVIDADPAQGLTYAIDAKIESTMGKVRDELIHKAKSTDKNDLVDFTNSLDYLLYESLYECENFSLLAMGRSEEKGCFCPVNDLLQQAISKLSGEFDTILIDGEAGLEQINRQIVKKLNNVLIISDASVRGFETIKQIKSMVTGDAKVVECQRYGVIFNRVSDQHRTTLKFKLADINVDLVGVIPQDSSVAEFDFCGKSLLALPADSEALASLKSVIQYLR, from the coding sequence GTGGAAAATAAAAGAATAATTGCGCTTTGTGGTAAAGGCGGTGTCGGGAAAACAGCCATTACATCAATGATTTTATCACTACTATCAACAGATAAAGATTTTGGAAAAGTGCTAGTTATCGATGCTGATCCTGCTCAGGGATTAACCTATGCAATAGATGCAAAAATTGAAAGTACCATGGGTAAAGTTAGAGATGAGCTTATTCACAAAGCAAAGTCTACCGATAAAAATGATCTGGTTGATTTTACCAACTCACTTGATTACCTTCTTTATGAGAGTCTTTACGAATGTGAGAACTTTTCACTTTTGGCGATGGGCCGTTCAGAAGAGAAGGGGTGCTTTTGTCCTGTAAATGATTTATTGCAGCAGGCAATTAGTAAATTAAGTGGAGAATTCGATACTATTTTGATCGATGGAGAAGCAGGCCTGGAACAGATCAATAGACAAATTGTGAAAAAGCTGAACAATGTTTTAATTATTTCTGATGCCTCTGTCAGAGGATTTGAGACAATTAAACAAATTAAATCTATGGTGACAGGTGATGCTAAAGTTGTCGAATGCCAACGTTATGGTGTCATATTTAATCGTGTATCAGATCAACATAGAACTACGCTAAAATTTAAGCTTGCCGATATCAATGTGGATTTAGTCGGCGTTATCCCTCAAGACAGTTCTGTTGCGGAATTTGATTTTTGTGGGAAATCCTTGTTGGCACTACCAGCAGATTCCGAAGCCTTAGCTTCCTTAAAATCTGTCATTCAGTATTTACGTTAA
- a CDS encoding GFA family protein: MNKIQGGCHCGHVSWEFELPVKTVVKCHCNNCRKLQGSDYSSWIVVPKSQFKVNSGREEISTYHFSEVSQKYFCANCGSTVYGINGKHFPTDFMVPLGEVDNYSEDLAPKIQVYSKDKAAWVHIHDDEPVVS, translated from the coding sequence ATGAATAAGATTCAAGGTGGCTGCCATTGTGGACATGTAAGCTGGGAATTTGAGTTGCCAGTAAAAACGGTAGTTAAATGCCACTGCAATAATTGTAGGAAATTACAGGGTTCCGATTATAGTTCTTGGATTGTCGTGCCAAAGTCTCAGTTCAAAGTTAACTCAGGCAGGGAAGAGATCTCTACGTATCATTTTTCAGAAGTATCACAAAAATATTTTTGCGCTAATTGCGGCTCTACGGTTTATGGCATTAATGGAAAACATTTTCCTACGGACTTTATGGTTCCACTCGGAGAAGTTGACAATTATTCTGAAGATTTAGCCCCTAAAATCCAAGTTTATTCTAAAGATAAAGCAGCATGGGTTCATATCCATGATGATGAACCTGTCGTTAGTTAA